The genome window GTATAAAAGGAACGGCTTGGCATGTGGTCAGTTTCACGATCTATGGGATCACCATGTTGCTGCTCTATACAAGTTCTACTCTCGTACATGCATGGAAAGATGGAAAAGTGAAAGATTTATTTGAGATTTTCGACCATTCTTCCATTTATTTGTTTATTGCGGGATCATACACTCCGCTGTTGTTTATTGCTGTTCGCGGTACACTTGGATGGACCCTGTTCGGCATAATCTGGGGAATCGCATTATTCGGCGTGATCTTTAAGGCATTTTTCACGAAAAGGTTTCTGTTCATGTCCACGATTTTCTATGTTGCGATGGGCTGGCTCATCGTAATTGCCTGGCAACCGCTGATGGCTGCCATACCTACAGGCGGAATTGTGTTGCTGGTTGCTGGAGGCCTGATGTATACACTGGGTACACTCTTTTATGTGTGGCGTGGATTCCCTTACCATCATGCGATATGGCATCTCTTTGTACTGGCAGGCAGCATTCTTCATTTCTTTATGGTACTGTTGTACCTGACACCACTTCGCTAGAACGCTATAAACGGATGCATCTCCACGGACTGAGACGCGTTCGTTTTTCTTTTACATAGAGGTGATCTCGTACAGGTAAAGATAGTATGTGCTTGTTGTGAAATAAGGTATATATCACATGTTAAACATCGAAATAACATATCATCAAAGCTGTTTTTATTGTGACAAGTATTTTTGCTTGACAACCTGATTTGTTTTAGGTATTATTAGGAACGTTGCAAGAGTGTAAAGTGTTTTTCCTTGACGAAGGGAGTGCCCCGATGTGAGTCAAGAAAACCGGCTTGAGAAGACAAACCGGATTAACTTGCTGTTTGCTTTTTATGAGTTGTTACTTACCGAGAAACAGCAGACTTTTCTAAAGTATTACTTTCATGACGATTTTTCACTTGGTGAAATTGCAGCCGAGTTTGAGATCAGCCGCCAGGCGGTATACGAGCATATCAAGCGTGCCGAACAAGTGCTGGAGAATTACGAAAGCAAGCTGGGCTTGTTGGAAAAGCATGAACGGCGTAATCGCAATCTTGAAGATTTGCAAAATGCATTGGAACGCGCAGGCGTCTCCATTGATGACAACAAACAAATACACGATATCGTTGCTCAGCTCAGCGAATGAGAAGATTATAACGGCTCAGTGGAACGTATCGGTCTTAAAAACAGTAATAAAGCTTAAGGAGGTGGGATCATGGCATTTGAAGGATTAACGACCCGATTACAGAATGTGTTCAGCAAGCTGCGCGGCAAAGGCAAGGTGTCTGATGAAGATGTAGCCGAGGCTATGCGCGAGGTACGTCTGGCATTGCTCGAAGCGGATGTAAACTTCAAAGTGGTCAAGGAATTCATCGCCAAGGTGAAAGAGAAGGCTGTTGGCAAAGAAGTGATGGAGAGCTTCACGCCAGGAATGGTCATCATCGACATCGTTAACAAGGAACTGACGGATTTGATGGGTGGAAGCCAGGCCAAACTGGCTAAAGCGAACAAACCGCCTACGGTGCTGATGATGGTTGGTTTGCAGGGTGCTGGTAAAACAACCACATCGGGTAAACTGGCTAAAATGCTGCAAAAGCAAAACAGTAGACCATTGCTTGTTGCAGGAGATATTTATCGTCCGGCAGCGATCAAACAGTTGCAAGTACTTGGCGAGCAGATCAAAGCGCCGGTATTCACACTGGGTGATCAGACAAGCCCTGTGGAGATCGCACGTCAAGGTCTTCAACATGCCAAAGATAACGGTAATGACTATGTTATTATCGATACAGCTGGACGTCTGCATGTTGATGAAGAGCTGATGGAAGAACTTCGCCAGATTCACAGCGTAGTGAATCCGGATGAAGTACTGCTTGTGGTGGACAGCATGACAGGTCAGGATGCGGTTAACGTAGCAGAACACTTTAACCAGCAGCTTAATCTGACCGGGGTTGTCCTGACGAAGCTGGATGGCGATACTCGTGGTGGTGCTGCACTTTCTGTCAAAGCCGTTACGGGGTGCCCAATCAAGTTTGCTTCCCTTGGAGAGAAACTTGACGCTTTGGAGCCGTTCCACCCGGAACGTATGGCTTCACGGATTCTCGGTATGGGAGATATGTTATCTCTGATAGAGAAAGCACAATTAAACATTGATACCGATAAAGCCAAGGAAATGGAACGGAAGATGCGTAATGCAGAATTCACGTTTGAAGATTTCCTGGAGCAGATGGATCAAGTGAAAAAGCTGGGACCAATCGATCAGATCATGGATATGATTCCCGGCATGGGCAAGATGAAACAAGCCAAGGACCTGAAGGTTGATGATAAACAGATGGGCCGGATCGAAGCGATCGTATACTCAATGACGACCGAGGAGAAACGCAACCCGGACTTGATCAACCATAGCCGTCGGAAGCGTATTGCTACCGGAAGCGGAACATCTCTGGCTGAAGTAAATCGTCTGATCAAGCAGTTTGATGAGATGCGCCGCATGATGAAACAGTTCTCGGATATGATGGGACCTAAAGGCGGTAAAAATAAAGCGATGAAGCAGCTTAAAGGTATGGGCAAAGGAATGAAGTTTCCTTTCCGTTGATTTAAGCGAAGCTGGATCATATACAGATTTCATTGAAGGAGGTGAATTTTCAAATGGCAGTTCGTATTCGTCTGAAACGTATGGGTGCTCACAAAGCTCCTTTCTACCGCGTAGTGGTATCGGATTCCCGTTCCCCACGTGACGGTCGTTTTATCGAGGAGATCGGTTACTACAACCCGGTTGAACAACCGGCTGTTGTTAAGATCGATGAAGATAAAGCATTGGCATGGCTTCAAAACGGTGCACAAGCATCTGACACTGTCCGCAACTTGCTTAGCAAAGCGGGCGTGATGAAGAAGTTCCACGAGTCTAAATTATCTAAATAAAGTGCTGATTCGGAGGGTCATCTATGGAAGAATTAGTAAGCATAATTGCTAAGGCTTTAGTCGATCATCCGGAAGATGTGGCGGTTCGGACGGTTGAGAAAGACCGGCTTGTCGTTTATGAGTTAACCGTTCATCCTGACGATGTTGGGAAGGTAATTGGTAAACAGGGACGAATCGCAAAATCACTTCGTACGGTCGTCACATCAGCAGCAGTTAAGATGGATAAACGGGTTACCGTTGATATCATATCTTAAAGATATACGAAAGGGGGTTAGGATGCATGTCCTAGCCCCTTTTCGTGCATGCTGAAACTTAAATAATATGATTGAAGTAGTTCGTCAAGTATGATTATTTGCGGAAGTAGTGAAGGGGACGGAATCGATTCTGAAGAAGCGTCAGCGCTCGCCTTAAAGCTTTCTGAAAGAAAGCTACATCGGAAGCATACGCTATCACCGGATTTTAACATTTAAAAATAATTAAAAAAATCAGGGGATAACAGCGATCCGAGGAACGATCCGTCACCGGAACGGTCGCAGGAAGATCATCAAATATGAGTACCATATGAATGGATTGTAGGAGGAAATATGGCAGAGTTTATGAATGTAGGTAAAATCGTTAATACGCATGGAATTCGCGGTGAGGTGAAAATCATGCCTTTAACCGATTTCCCGGAAGTACGTTTCGCGAAAAATGCGGAGTTGTTTTTCTTTACACCAGATAACCATCCAGTGATGGTTAATGTGGAATCTGCACGTTTGCATAAAAATATGTATATTCTTCGTCTGAAAGAATATGGCAATATTAATGAAGTAGAGAAGTTTAAAGGCGGTATGGCCAAAGTATTAAAAGAGAACCTGGCTGAGTTGGAGGAAGGCGAATATTACTTCCATCAAATCGTTGGCTGTTCTGTCATCACCGAAGAGGGTGAAACGCTCGGAACCATCTCTGAAATCCTGACTCCTGGTGCGAATGATGTATGGGTTGTCAAAACGCCGGCTGGCAAAGAAGTGCTGATTCCTGTTATTGATGATGTCGTGCTTGATGTGGACATCGAACAGAAGCAAGTGAAGATTCACCTGATGGAAGGGCTGCTGTAACATGAAAGTGGATGTATTAACGCTATTCCCTGAGATGTTTGACGGTGTATTCGGTGCAAGCATTCTGGGCAAAGCTCAAACGAAGGGACTGGTATCCCTCGGTGCAACCAACTTCCGCAATTATGCGACCAATAAACACAATACAGTAGATGATGCTCCTTATGGCGGGGGTGGGGGTATGGTGCTCAAACCAGATCCGATCTTTGCTGCTGTGGAAGATGTTCTGGAGCAACGCGGAGAAGCTGCGGCAACGATGAAACCTCCACGTATCATTCTAATGTGTCCGCAAGGTGAGACGTTTACACAAAAAAAAGCAGAAGAACTTGTTCAGGAAGATCATCTGATTTTTATATGCGGACACTATGAAGGTTACGATGAGCGAATTCGCGAATTTCTCGTGACGGATGAACTATCCATTGGGGATTACGTACTCACGGGTGGGGAGCTACCTGCCATGGTTGCGATTGACAGCATCGTACGTCTGATCCCAGGTGTGCTTGGAAATGAGACAAGCGCCGTAACGGATTCATTCAGTACTGGACTCCTGGAATATCCGCACTACACACGTCCACCCGAATTCAGGGGCATGAAAGTACCGGATATGCTATTGTCTGGGCATCATCTGAATATTGAGGCGTGGCGCAGGGAACAGTCGTTGCTTCGTACGTTAGAGCGCAGACCGGAAATGTTGGAAACGGCTGATTTGACGGACAAAGAGCGAATTTGGTTGAAAAAGATACGCTCAAACCGTAAAAATAATACAGAGTAAATAGACGTATCATAATCTATATGCACATTAATATAATTTTCGCCATTCTAAAAGGTCGACCTTGATACCAAAGGTTGGCTTTTTTTGTATATAGAAAAGAAGCTGGATTTTGATTGGTTTATTCTATAAAATGGAAGTACAATTATTGAAACTAGGTTTCATTAAGTGAAACTAAAGGTGGTGTATGAATGACGTATAGAATTATTGGTCTAGACCATATTCAGCTCGCAGCACCGGAAGGTTGTGAATCGGAAGCACGTCATTTTTTCAATGAAGTATTGGGATGGACAGAGATTCCTAAACCTGAAATTCTAAGAAAACGGGGTGGTGTATGGTTCGAGTGTGGCAGACATCAAGTACATATTGGAATACAAAAAGATTTCGTTCCAGCAACAAAAGCTCATCCAGCATTTCATGTAAAGCATTTGGATCAGCTGCGTAATCATTTGATTGATAATCATATTTATATTGTCGATGACGAAGCAAGGGAAGAGGAGGGGGTAAGGCGTCTTTATATCTATGACCCTTTTGGCAATCGTCTTGAGTTCTTGGAATGGATTTAAATCATTCGTTAAAATATCGTTCATGTTGACATGTACAGTTTTGCAACTTTGAACTTTTTTGCATAAGCACTAGACAGGGTTGTAAAAGAAAGGAATTTTCTATATGGTGAACTCAGTTGGAGCTGAATCACAACTGAGGAGGAAGGTTATGAATCATCAACCCTATGAAATTGCCAAAATAGATATTAGCCAAGCCGGAGAACGCTGCAAAATGCTCTTGGGAGATCTGAATGGAGATGGCAGACTCGAGATGTTGTTGGTACAGGCAGATGGGGACATAGATGATCGATATGTTCCGCATCAGGTATGCTGTTTGACTGCATTTGATCTGGAAGGGACTTTAATATGGCAGGTAGGAACTGCTGATCCCCATGCAGGTGGGCCGGGCTCAGACTACCCTGCACAGATCGCAGATTGGGATGGTGATGGGCATAATGAAGTACTATGTGTTATGAATAAACAATTTCTCGTGTTAGATGGCCGGACAGGAGAGATCAAAGAAACACGTGATCTGCCAGGTGATGAAGCGCATGACTGCATTATTCTTGCCAACCTGACTGGTAACCAATCCAAAATGGACATTATACTGAAAGACCGCTATAAGACGTTATGGGCACTTGACCATGATTTTAATTTGTTATGGAAGCATGAGGGGAATCCGGGACATTTTCCGTGGGTGTTTGATATTGATGGAGATGGAAAGGATGAAGTGATGGCCGGATATGACCTGCTGGACCATGATGGGACGGTATTATGGTCTTGTGAGAACTTGGATGATCATGCCGACTGTATATGGTTTGGAGACGTTGATGGTGATGGGGAAGTCGAGGTAGTTATCGGTGGCAGTGTCACGGTTATGATGGACCGTTATGGCAATGAGAAATGGCGTTATGAAGATTCGATTGAATCACAGCATATTGCGCTGGGCCATTTTATTGCTGAAATGGAAGGTTTACAGATTGCAGGTCTGGATCGGATCGTCCGGGGCGATGAGCGTGGTAAGGATGGAATGTTCATGCTGAACAATGATGGGCAAGAAATATGGAAAGAAAATCGCACAACTCGTGGCTGGTTAACTATTATAGAGCCTGTAAGTAACTGGGATGAGGGTGGACTCGATTATATTTTGGCTTATCGTCGAGGTGGTGATGTCTTGCCTTCTTTGGTCGATGGAAACATGAAAACGGTTACCGAATTTCCGAAAGAGGGATATGCCGTACATGCAGATCTGGTTCAGAGTGGACTGGAACAGATCATCATCTATGACGCACAAGAAGCGTTGGTTTACGCCAGCTCTCCGATGACATTATCACTAACCGATGCCAAAAGAGCCAAACCACAGCTCAAAAGGCTGTATAGCTCGACTCTGTATCCGGGCGGTGAAGTTAAACTCTAGGTTTTATCGGTCATTCTCCGATGGGGGTAATTCATTCTGCGGACTGGATTCGGGTTGAAGCAAGGTTGCCAAATCAGTACCTGTCGTGACCGTCAAGCGAGGTAGCTTCATGAGATCATCTCCTGGATGCACAAATCCAGACTTTACAGTAAAGGCCATGCGATATCCGTGTTGCTGTAACTTGTAAATCATCTGTGTACTGGTATACCCAAAAGGATAGGCCAGATAAGGTGTATCTATTCCGGTTTGCTTCATTTGCTGAATATCATCATCCAGAAGACGGGTGTCTAGACCGACAGGTACACTGTTTCCACAGCGCATAAATCCCTTGTG of Paenibacillus sp. FSL R5-0517 contains these proteins:
- a CDS encoding VOC family protein encodes the protein MTYRIIGLDHIQLAAPEGCESEARHFFNEVLGWTEIPKPEILRKRGGVWFECGRHQVHIGIQKDFVPATKAHPAFHVKHLDQLRNHLIDNHIYIVDDEAREEEGVRRLYIYDPFGNRLEFLEWI
- a CDS encoding hemolysin III family protein, which translates into the protein MANTHTYSRREEVANAVTHGIGAALSVAALVILIVFSSIKGTAWHVVSFTIYGITMLLLYTSSTLVHAWKDGKVKDLFEIFDHSSIYLFIAGSYTPLLFIAVRGTLGWTLFGIIWGIALFGVIFKAFFTKRFLFMSTIFYVAMGWLIVIAWQPLMAAIPTGGIVLLVAGGLMYTLGTLFYVWRGFPYHHAIWHLFVLAGSILHFFMVLLYLTPLR
- the ylxM gene encoding YlxM family DNA-binding protein produces the protein MSQENRLEKTNRINLLFAFYELLLTEKQQTFLKYYFHDDFSLGEIAAEFEISRQAVYEHIKRAEQVLENYESKLGLLEKHERRNRNLEDLQNALERAGVSIDDNKQIHDIVAQLSE
- the rpsP gene encoding 30S ribosomal protein S16; translation: MAVRIRLKRMGAHKAPFYRVVVSDSRSPRDGRFIEEIGYYNPVEQPAVVKIDEDKALAWLQNGAQASDTVRNLLSKAGVMKKFHESKLSK
- the ffh gene encoding signal recognition particle protein, translated to MAFEGLTTRLQNVFSKLRGKGKVSDEDVAEAMREVRLALLEADVNFKVVKEFIAKVKEKAVGKEVMESFTPGMVIIDIVNKELTDLMGGSQAKLAKANKPPTVLMMVGLQGAGKTTTSGKLAKMLQKQNSRPLLVAGDIYRPAAIKQLQVLGEQIKAPVFTLGDQTSPVEIARQGLQHAKDNGNDYVIIDTAGRLHVDEELMEELRQIHSVVNPDEVLLVVDSMTGQDAVNVAEHFNQQLNLTGVVLTKLDGDTRGGAALSVKAVTGCPIKFASLGEKLDALEPFHPERMASRILGMGDMLSLIEKAQLNIDTDKAKEMERKMRNAEFTFEDFLEQMDQVKKLGPIDQIMDMIPGMGKMKQAKDLKVDDKQMGRIEAIVYSMTTEEKRNPDLINHSRRKRIATGSGTSLAEVNRLIKQFDEMRRMMKQFSDMMGPKGGKNKAMKQLKGMGKGMKFPFR
- the rimM gene encoding ribosome maturation factor RimM (Essential for efficient processing of 16S rRNA), whose translation is MAEFMNVGKIVNTHGIRGEVKIMPLTDFPEVRFAKNAELFFFTPDNHPVMVNVESARLHKNMYILRLKEYGNINEVEKFKGGMAKVLKENLAELEEGEYYFHQIVGCSVITEEGETLGTISEILTPGANDVWVVKTPAGKEVLIPVIDDVVLDVDIEQKQVKIHLMEGLL
- the trmD gene encoding tRNA (guanosine(37)-N1)-methyltransferase TrmD; protein product: MKVDVLTLFPEMFDGVFGASILGKAQTKGLVSLGATNFRNYATNKHNTVDDAPYGGGGGMVLKPDPIFAAVEDVLEQRGEAAATMKPPRIILMCPQGETFTQKKAEELVQEDHLIFICGHYEGYDERIREFLVTDELSIGDYVLTGGELPAMVAIDSIVRLIPGVLGNETSAVTDSFSTGLLEYPHYTRPPEFRGMKVPDMLLSGHHLNIEAWRREQSLLRTLERRPEMLETADLTDKERIWLKKIRSNRKNNTE
- a CDS encoding KH domain-containing protein, whose protein sequence is MEELVSIIAKALVDHPEDVAVRTVEKDRLVVYELTVHPDDVGKVIGKQGRIAKSLRTVVTSAAVKMDKRVTVDIIS